Proteins encoded within one genomic window of Hahella chejuensis KCTC 2396:
- a CDS encoding fumarate hydratase produces MTTVIRQDDLIDSVFDALQFISYYHPVDFIKAVHAAYEREESTAAKDALAQILINSRMCAEGRRPICQDTGIVTVFLNIGMDVRWEANMSVEDMVNEGVRRAYLHPDNILRASVLADPDGARKNTKDNTPAIIHMKVVPGDKVEVHVAAKGGGSEAKSKFAMLNPSDSVAEWVLEQVPKMGAGWCPPGMLGIGIGGTAEKAMELAKEALLDPIDIQDLQARGAANRSEELRLELFEKVNALGIGAQGLGGLTTVLDVKVKDYPTHAANKPVAIIPNCAATRHAHFVLDGSGPALQTPPNLDEWPEITWEVGANVKRVNMDTVTRDEIASWRPGDTVLLSGKMLTGRDAAHKKMVDMLARGESLPVDLNNRFIYYVGPVDPVGDEVVGPAGPTTSTRMDKFTRTMLEQTGLMGMIGKAERGPVAIEAIRDNKAVYLMAVGGAAYLVSKAIRSSNVVAFPELGMEAIYEFEVKDMPVTVAVDVNGESVHQTGPAEWRKRIAESAVKIVG; encoded by the coding sequence ATGACCACCGTGATCCGTCAAGACGATCTCATCGACAGCGTATTCGACGCGCTGCAGTTTATCTCCTATTACCATCCCGTCGACTTTATTAAAGCGGTTCATGCTGCCTATGAGCGCGAAGAGTCCACTGCCGCCAAGGATGCACTGGCGCAAATTTTGATCAACTCCCGCATGTGCGCAGAGGGGCGTCGTCCCATCTGTCAGGACACCGGTATCGTGACTGTGTTTTTAAATATCGGAATGGACGTGCGCTGGGAGGCGAACATGAGCGTCGAGGATATGGTTAATGAAGGCGTACGTCGCGCGTATCTGCATCCCGACAATATTCTGCGGGCGTCTGTTCTGGCTGATCCTGACGGTGCGCGCAAGAACACGAAAGACAACACCCCCGCTATCATCCACATGAAAGTCGTTCCTGGCGACAAAGTCGAAGTGCATGTTGCGGCCAAAGGCGGCGGTTCTGAGGCTAAGTCCAAGTTTGCGATGCTTAACCCGTCCGACTCTGTTGCAGAATGGGTGCTGGAGCAGGTGCCGAAGATGGGCGCTGGCTGGTGTCCGCCCGGCATGTTGGGGATAGGTATCGGCGGCACGGCGGAGAAAGCAATGGAGTTAGCCAAAGAGGCGTTGCTTGATCCTATCGATATCCAGGACTTGCAGGCGCGTGGCGCGGCTAACCGTAGCGAGGAGTTGCGTCTGGAGCTGTTCGAGAAAGTCAATGCGTTGGGTATCGGGGCGCAAGGTCTGGGTGGTTTGACAACTGTACTGGACGTCAAAGTAAAAGACTATCCGACCCATGCCGCCAACAAGCCCGTCGCTATCATTCCCAACTGCGCTGCGACTCGCCATGCGCATTTTGTGCTGGATGGCAGTGGTCCCGCATTGCAAACGCCGCCCAATCTGGATGAGTGGCCGGAAATCACCTGGGAGGTGGGCGCCAACGTTAAGCGAGTGAATATGGATACTGTCACACGGGATGAAATCGCGTCCTGGCGTCCCGGCGATACGGTGCTTTTGTCTGGAAAAATGCTGACGGGCCGTGACGCCGCCCACAAAAAAATGGTGGATATGCTCGCTCGCGGCGAATCCTTGCCAGTAGATTTGAATAACCGCTTCATTTATTACGTAGGTCCTGTTGATCCTGTGGGCGATGAGGTGGTTGGGCCTGCCGGGCCGACCACATCCACACGTATGGATAAGTTCACTCGCACTATGCTGGAGCAGACCGGTCTTATGGGTATGATCGGCAAAGCCGAACGCGGCCCGGTGGCGATTGAAGCGATTCGCGACAATAAAGCAGTTTATCTGATGGCCGTGGGCGGCGCCGCCTACCTGGTTTCTAAAGCGATTCGTTCTTCCAATGTCGTGGCTTTCCCTGAGCTGGGAATGGAAGCAATCTATGAGTTCGAAGTGAAAGATATGCCGGTTACCGTGGCGGTGGATGTAAACGGCGAGTCTGTGCATCAAACCGGTCCAGCGGAATGGCGTAAGCGCATTGCTGAAAGCGCTGTGAAAATAGTCGGCTAA
- a CDS encoding Ig-like domain-containing protein: MFKKTFLSLAVASAVTLSGCGGGGGGNANAGAQNEYDGDLPDSLEGQFEGRTWPLFNPVASLVPVPNDLLLDQTAADGTFSDSTANPVLAALGSLSGASTIAPIDISFSGELDGDSLSTDSFISSDGSLVPNPNQNVFLLELAYASREPIQGLSISEPPTIPLAAGALLAAAESDPATAAAILGAAIADAPAIKASVIELSGASTLRIQPTKPLKPKTRYLVIVTNEVEDATGQAITMDPNYYLLTGSGNLPSSQLEPVRTIINSFWEPVAQSYFALNNTTRSALSMNPLSASNIALTYSFTTSGDEKVMEYIANPAEWFSDQLTGFIRISAAKAVVESGTSVDSDSDVDYSDIKIAADGAVAAFPTAAQKAAFTPIFDSPPCNDKSGAEAIGCASAVLASSFSALLPTPQARTVTNTSSSVHVNLISALTSSFLDGSNEIEPLVSQGTITVPYYLGVPTDSDGTPIQSSAWTANKTLADTLNTTFSSAGLALPQGDTSTREATSSVVNYVFPFPQQVDALPIPWLAIYPDNTSACPKPLKTVIFQHGITTDRSAALSVGTALAEKCFATIAIDQVVHGVAPASTAKKLGLAATLLAAGQESGLPASLAPNDENNQAVVDKILNLGTVMATLKVDAAAAQTTINNVVAGGSSGDTELDKAIRALASFENTVANAGSTIPGIAHTDNERHFDYTSNAAQQAVAMNFDPDSASGSSGSLFINLTGFINSRDKNRQGVIDLLNLRQTISSIDLDGPSGGLYAAGDLDNNNVFFMGHSLGTLIGTPFVSVANSTPMDNIKAAVLLTPSSGIVRMLENSPSFAPTIIGGLSAAGIAQGTTSYETFLGVFQAALDAVDPISFADNLNTSINYSGNYQTSADDTGVLMIELAGRPDVNGNAQIGYVSDQTNVIETETTQLTTGFGTPYPDLLSGVDKLAEQMGATNTLDAAAPSGSPDTLISRLSYGSHAMYVLPIVSSSEASSYPDVAAETARRQASFAEGVTESVAFFTLGGEISSAAVDTTAALAGETTGLETEADYQARTNKQLNLSN; encoded by the coding sequence ATGTTCAAGAAAACCTTTCTCAGTCTGGCGGTAGCGTCGGCGGTCACTTTATCGGGGTGTGGAGGCGGAGGCGGCGGCAACGCCAATGCTGGAGCGCAAAATGAATATGATGGGGATTTGCCCGATTCGCTAGAGGGGCAGTTTGAAGGCAGAACTTGGCCACTGTTCAATCCTGTCGCCAGCCTGGTTCCCGTCCCCAATGATCTTCTACTTGATCAAACCGCCGCGGACGGCACATTTTCAGACTCAACCGCAAACCCGGTCCTGGCGGCCCTGGGGTCTTTAAGCGGCGCATCCACCATTGCCCCAATAGACATATCATTCTCCGGCGAGCTGGATGGCGACAGTTTAAGCACAGACTCGTTTATTTCTTCTGACGGAAGCTTGGTCCCCAACCCGAATCAGAATGTCTTCTTGCTTGAATTGGCCTACGCCAGCAGGGAGCCGATTCAAGGTCTGTCCATTTCTGAGCCGCCCACTATACCTTTGGCAGCCGGCGCGCTATTGGCCGCCGCAGAGAGCGACCCAGCAACCGCAGCCGCCATTCTCGGGGCGGCAATTGCGGATGCGCCAGCCATTAAGGCTTCTGTTATTGAGTTATCAGGCGCCAGCACGCTAAGAATTCAACCAACCAAGCCCCTTAAACCAAAAACTCGCTATCTGGTTATAGTCACCAACGAAGTTGAGGACGCTACGGGGCAAGCCATAACCATGGACCCTAATTACTACCTGTTAACCGGCAGCGGCAATCTCCCCTCCTCCCAGCTTGAGCCTGTTCGCACCATTATCAACAGCTTCTGGGAACCTGTTGCGCAATCATATTTCGCATTGAACAACACTACCCGCTCAGCTCTGAGCATGAACCCGCTCTCTGCGAGCAATATCGCACTTACCTACTCTTTCACCACATCAGGGGACGAGAAGGTAATGGAGTATATCGCCAACCCGGCGGAATGGTTTAGCGATCAATTAACGGGCTTTATTCGCATCAGCGCCGCCAAAGCGGTCGTCGAATCGGGAACCAGTGTGGACAGCGATTCTGACGTAGATTATTCCGACATAAAAATCGCTGCGGACGGCGCAGTGGCGGCATTTCCCACTGCAGCACAAAAAGCCGCATTTACACCAATATTCGACTCCCCTCCCTGCAATGACAAAAGCGGAGCCGAGGCAATAGGTTGCGCATCGGCAGTCCTTGCAAGCAGTTTTTCAGCCTTGTTGCCCACTCCGCAGGCGCGGACCGTCACCAATACCAGCTCCAGCGTTCACGTGAACCTGATCTCGGCGCTAACCAGCTCATTCCTCGACGGGAGTAATGAGATCGAGCCGTTGGTCTCCCAGGGAACCATTACTGTCCCCTACTACTTGGGCGTTCCCACGGATTCGGACGGCACCCCCATCCAATCAAGCGCCTGGACCGCCAATAAAACTCTGGCGGATACGCTTAACACCACCTTCAGCTCTGCGGGACTGGCTCTGCCGCAAGGCGACACCAGCACCCGGGAAGCCACCTCATCAGTGGTAAATTACGTGTTCCCATTCCCGCAGCAAGTGGACGCCCTGCCTATTCCCTGGCTGGCGATATATCCCGACAATACCTCAGCCTGCCCCAAACCGCTAAAAACCGTCATTTTCCAACACGGCATCACTACGGATAGAAGCGCAGCGTTGTCCGTAGGAACAGCCCTGGCTGAAAAATGTTTCGCCACCATCGCTATAGACCAAGTCGTACATGGCGTAGCTCCCGCTTCGACTGCGAAAAAGCTTGGCTTGGCGGCCACTCTATTGGCGGCAGGTCAAGAAAGTGGACTGCCAGCATCGCTAGCTCCGAATGACGAAAACAACCAAGCTGTCGTGGACAAGATACTCAACCTCGGCACCGTTATGGCGACATTAAAAGTTGACGCTGCTGCAGCCCAGACCACAATCAATAACGTTGTTGCTGGCGGCTCAAGTGGGGACACTGAGTTGGACAAAGCGATTCGCGCGTTAGCTTCCTTCGAAAACACCGTCGCCAACGCCGGCAGCACCATCCCCGGCATCGCCCACACGGATAACGAGCGCCACTTCGATTACACTTCCAACGCCGCACAGCAAGCGGTAGCGATGAATTTTGATCCTGACAGCGCCTCTGGCTCATCCGGCAGCCTGTTTATCAATCTGACAGGCTTCATCAATAGCCGCGACAAGAATCGCCAAGGCGTCATTGACCTGTTAAACCTGAGACAAACCATCAGCTCGATTGATTTGGACGGTCCCAGCGGCGGCCTATATGCTGCGGGTGACCTGGATAACAACAACGTGTTCTTTATGGGCCACTCTCTGGGCACGCTCATCGGCACCCCGTTTGTGAGCGTCGCCAACAGCACGCCGATGGACAACATAAAAGCCGCTGTGCTATTAACGCCCTCCTCAGGCATTGTACGCATGCTGGAGAACTCTCCGTCATTCGCGCCTACCATTATCGGCGGTTTGTCCGCAGCCGGAATCGCCCAGGGAACCACCAGCTATGAAACCTTCCTGGGAGTGTTTCAGGCCGCGCTGGACGCCGTGGACCCCATCAGCTTCGCTGACAACTTGAATACGTCGATCAACTATAGCGGGAACTATCAAACTTCCGCTGACGATACCGGCGTATTGATGATTGAACTGGCTGGCCGCCCTGATGTGAACGGCAACGCACAAATCGGCTATGTGAGCGATCAAACCAACGTAATAGAAACGGAAACCACCCAATTAACGACCGGTTTTGGAACGCCTTATCCAGACCTGTTATCCGGTGTGGATAAACTGGCCGAACAAATGGGAGCGACCAATACGCTTGACGCCGCTGCCCCTTCAGGCTCTCCCGACACATTAATCAGCCGTCTCAGCTATGGCTCTCACGCCATGTATGTACTGCCGATCGTCTCGTCGTCGGAAGCCTCCTCTTACCCGGATGTAGCCGCGGAAACCGCGCGCCGCCAAGCATCCTTTGCAGAGGGCGTAACGGAGTCCGTTGCATTCTTCACGCTAGGCGGTGAGATTTCATCCGCCGCCGTGGACACTACTGCAGCATTGGCGGGCGAGACTACCGGCCTGGAGACGGAAGCAGACTATCAAGCCAGAACCAACAAGCAGCTGAACCTTAGCAACTAA
- a CDS encoding argininosuccinate synthase, whose amino-acid sequence MSKVNKVVLAYSGGLDTSVIVKWLQENYDCEVVTFTADIGQGEEVEPARAKAEKLGVKQIFIEDLREEFARDFVFPMFRANTIYEGEYLLGTSIARPLIAKRLVEIANETGADAISHGATGKGNDQVRFELGAYALKPGIKVIAPWREWDLTSREKLLTYCDTHDIAVEKKKGKSPYSMDANLLHISYEGGILEDPWEEAEEDMWRWSVSPEAAPDQATYLELTYQNGDIVAIDGEALAPHEVIERLNKVGGVNGVGRLDIVENRYVGMKSRGCYETPGGTIMLRAHRAIESITLDKELAHLKDSLMPKYAELIYNGYWWSPERLALQKLIDESQQHVNGVVRVKLYKGNVIVAGRKSEDSLFDDRIATFEDDGGVYNQRDAEGFIKLNALRMRIAADKGRSMK is encoded by the coding sequence ATGTCTAAGGTCAACAAAGTCGTACTCGCCTATTCCGGCGGGTTGGACACCTCGGTAATCGTTAAGTGGCTGCAAGAAAACTATGACTGTGAAGTGGTGACCTTTACTGCTGATATCGGTCAGGGCGAAGAAGTTGAGCCCGCTCGCGCCAAGGCTGAGAAACTCGGCGTCAAACAGATTTTCATTGAAGACCTGCGCGAAGAGTTCGCACGTGACTTTGTTTTTCCAATGTTCCGCGCCAATACCATTTATGAAGGCGAGTACCTGTTGGGCACCTCCATCGCGCGTCCCCTGATCGCCAAACGTTTGGTGGAAATCGCCAATGAGACTGGCGCCGACGCCATTTCTCATGGAGCTACAGGTAAAGGCAACGACCAAGTGCGCTTCGAGCTGGGCGCCTATGCATTGAAGCCGGGCATTAAAGTGATAGCGCCCTGGCGTGAGTGGGATCTGACCTCAAGAGAGAAACTGCTGACCTATTGCGATACGCATGACATCGCGGTGGAAAAAAAGAAAGGCAAATCTCCTTACTCCATGGACGCTAACTTGCTGCACATTTCCTATGAGGGCGGCATTCTGGAAGATCCCTGGGAGGAAGCGGAAGAAGATATGTGGCGCTGGTCTGTATCTCCGGAAGCTGCGCCGGATCAGGCCACCTATCTGGAATTGACCTATCAAAATGGCGATATCGTCGCTATTGACGGCGAAGCCCTGGCTCCGCATGAAGTCATTGAGAGATTAAACAAGGTTGGCGGCGTCAATGGCGTGGGACGTCTGGATATCGTTGAGAACCGCTATGTGGGGATGAAGTCTCGCGGCTGTTATGAAACGCCAGGGGGAACCATCATGTTGCGCGCCCATCGCGCCATTGAGTCCATTACTTTGGACAAAGAGCTGGCTCACCTGAAAGACAGCCTGATGCCGAAGTACGCGGAACTGATTTATAACGGCTATTGGTGGTCGCCGGAGCGTCTGGCTCTGCAGAAGTTGATCGATGAATCGCAGCAACACGTCAATGGCGTGGTGCGGGTCAAGCTGTACAAGGGCAACGTAATCGTAGCGGGACGTAAGTCCGAAGACAGCCTGTTCGACGACCGCATCGCCACTTTTGAAGATGACGGCGGCGTTTACAACCAACGTGATGCGGAAGGCTTCATCAAGCTAAACGCCCTGCGTATGCGCATTGCCGCTGATAAAGGCCGTAGCATGAAATAA
- a CDS encoding flagellar protein MotY: MRKLTIASVIALSWAASSQAATFSAGIEKSQWYLSSSIFECALTHNIPQYGRAVFYHEAGEALRFYLDTARNPMREGEAALVLEAPRWRPGVGVRDLGYVAVLDKPHPISVDNPKASQMMDSLLEGMMPTFTRRARFNDDTVRVEVSSINFARYYEDYLSCVSGLLPVNFRQVERTAVFFKLDESVLTDQDKRELDKVVLYVKADPSVTAIFVDGHTDSTGRRIYNRRLSKDRAEAVTAYLMDKGVASEKITTRYHGERYPVVQNAGPKNLARNRRATVRLERGTQPPAKEDLLDISMEEEL; encoded by the coding sequence GTGCGCAAACTAACAATCGCCTCCGTCATCGCCCTCTCCTGGGCTGCATCCAGTCAAGCCGCGACTTTCTCCGCAGGTATCGAGAAAAGCCAGTGGTACTTGTCCTCTTCCATATTTGAGTGCGCGTTGACGCACAACATTCCGCAGTATGGTAGGGCTGTGTTCTATCATGAAGCGGGCGAAGCATTGAGGTTTTATCTCGATACCGCCCGCAACCCCATGAGGGAAGGGGAGGCGGCTCTGGTGCTTGAAGCGCCCCGTTGGCGTCCTGGAGTCGGCGTCCGGGATTTGGGGTATGTGGCGGTTTTGGACAAGCCGCATCCGATCAGCGTGGACAATCCAAAGGCATCGCAAATGATGGATAGCCTGCTGGAAGGGATGATGCCGACCTTTACGCGTCGCGCCCGCTTTAACGACGACACGGTCAGAGTGGAGGTCTCCTCCATTAACTTCGCCAGGTATTACGAGGACTATCTGTCTTGTGTATCAGGTCTGCTGCCCGTGAATTTTCGTCAGGTTGAGCGGACGGCGGTATTTTTCAAATTGGATGAGTCTGTGCTGACGGATCAGGATAAAAGAGAGTTGGACAAGGTGGTCTTGTACGTGAAGGCGGACCCTTCTGTGACGGCGATCTTTGTCGACGGGCACACGGATTCCACAGGACGTAGAATCTATAACCGCAGACTATCCAAAGATCGCGCGGAAGCGGTGACCGCCTATCTGATGGATAAGGGCGTGGCGTCGGAAAAAATCACCACTCGCTATCATGGCGAGCGGTATCCGGTGGTTCAGAATGCCGGTCCCAAGAATCTGGCGCGCAACCGCCGCGCGACTGTGCGTCTGGAAAGGGGAACGCAGCCGCCAGCCAAAGAGGATCTGTTGGATATCTCAATGGAAGAAGAATTGTAA
- the pyrC gene encoding dihydroorotase, which yields MSDLVITRPDDWHLHLRDGDALATTVPATARLFSRAIVMPNLVPPVTHTAQAEAYRHRILSHVPAGAAFDPLMTLYLTNNTSPEEIVAARQSGIVYGCKLYPAGATTNSDAGVTDVANVFSVLEKMSDMGMPLLIHGEVVQADVDIFDREKRFIDETLTPLTERFPNLKIVLEHITTRDAVEFVNQAGSNVGATITAHHLLYNRNHMLVGGIRPHFYCLPILKRSEHQLALRDAAASGSDRFFLGTDSAPHPKEKKEAACGCAGCFTAPSALELYAEAFDELGALDKLEGFASLHGPTFYGLPINSGKVRLSKQEWTMPASMALGDSSIVPFRAGETIRWKAELL from the coding sequence ATGTCCGACTTAGTCATTACCCGGCCCGATGATTGGCACCTTCACCTGCGCGACGGCGACGCCCTTGCGACAACAGTACCCGCGACAGCGCGCCTGTTTTCCCGCGCTATCGTCATGCCCAATCTGGTTCCTCCAGTCACCCACACAGCGCAGGCGGAAGCCTATCGCCATCGCATCCTGAGCCATGTTCCGGCAGGTGCGGCATTCGATCCACTGATGACGCTTTATCTGACCAACAACACCTCTCCAGAAGAAATTGTCGCCGCCAGACAGAGTGGAATCGTTTATGGCTGCAAGCTTTATCCCGCAGGCGCGACCACCAATTCCGATGCGGGCGTTACCGATGTCGCCAATGTCTTCTCCGTATTGGAGAAAATGAGTGATATGGGCATGCCGTTATTAATTCACGGCGAGGTAGTGCAGGCGGACGTGGATATTTTCGACCGGGAGAAACGTTTCATCGACGAAACGCTAACGCCCCTAACCGAACGCTTCCCGAACTTAAAAATTGTACTAGAGCACATCACCACCCGGGACGCTGTTGAGTTTGTAAATCAGGCAGGCTCAAATGTCGGCGCTACGATTACTGCGCACCACCTGCTCTACAATCGCAACCACATGCTGGTTGGCGGCATTCGACCGCACTTCTACTGCCTGCCCATCCTGAAGCGATCAGAGCATCAACTTGCTTTGCGCGACGCCGCCGCTTCCGGCAGCGATAGATTTTTTCTGGGCACAGATTCCGCCCCGCACCCCAAAGAAAAGAAAGAAGCGGCTTGCGGCTGCGCCGGCTGCTTCACCGCACCCTCCGCGCTGGAGTTATATGCGGAAGCCTTCGATGAACTGGGCGCACTGGACAAACTGGAAGGTTTCGCCAGTCTGCACGGCCCGACGTTTTACGGCCTGCCCATCAATAGCGGCAAAGTACGCTTGAGTAAACAGGAGTGGACGATGCCGGCCAGTATGGCGCTGGGCGACTCATCGATAGTTCCCTTTCGCGCGGGAGAGACTATTCGCTGGAAAGCTGAGCTGCTCTGA